One part of the Astatotilapia calliptera chromosome 9, fAstCal1.2, whole genome shotgun sequence genome encodes these proteins:
- the LOC113029474 gene encoding zinc finger protein 93-like, with translation MSSTQKDQHGARSQRSQEADKPQPRKREKTYTCDECGKDFTRKASLKQHQVIHTGERPFSCDLCGKSFSWKDTLKQHQVIHSGVKAYSCDQCGRAFTHSSSLQRHLVTHSGIKAYSCDICGKTFSHIRNRNRHLRIHTGHDVYCCEQCGKQFTTHAKLQQHMFTHNEERPYKCDLCEKTFKAPLNLSLHQQIHTRKRLYKCSYCEKQSDTNGSSSQPCHQCGGGKGFCCDLCGKAFSHQYTLKVHRRRHTGDKLKYCKECGKSFTTSSYLKQHELIHSGVKKHLCDQCGSSFTTAWELKSHKRVHTGEKPFKCRHCDKSFSQSGNRNLHERTHMQGNYSCDQCDKSFRNLSSYTEHKRSHVTNKLFHCYQCAQTFTSLSALCKHQRDHSGMKSLPSQDHSESEEKERSS, from the exons atgagctcaacacagaag gaccaacatggagcgagaagtcagcgctctcaggaggccgacaaacctcaaccaagaaagagagagaaaacatacacctgtgacgagtgtgggaaggattttactaggaaggcttcactaaaacagcatcaggtcatccacactggagagagaccgttcagctgtgacttgtgtggaaagtctttttcctggaAGGATACTCTAAAACAacaccaagtcatccacagtggagttaaagcgtacagctgtgatcagtgtggcagagcttttactcacagtagcagcttacagaggcatctagttacccactctggaattaaggcatacagctgtgacatctgtggcaAAACTTTCAGCCATATACGGAATCGAAATAgacacctacgcattcacactggacatgatgtgtactgttgtgaacagtgtggcaaacaGTTTACAACACATGCAAAGTTACAacaacacatgtttacccacaatgaggagagaccttataaatgtgacctgtgtgagaagacttttaaagctcCACTTAACCTGAGCctacaccaacagatccacaccagaaagagactctacaagtgcagttactgtgag aagcagagcgacacaaatggatccagttctcaaccctgtcatcaatgtggtggtgggaaagggTTTTGttgtgacctttgtgggaaaGCTTTCAGTCACCAATACACCTTAAAAGTACATCgacgtagacacactggagacaaactgaaatactgtaAAGAATGTGGGAAAAGTTTCACCACATCAAGTTACttaaaacaacatgaactgattcacagtggggttaaaaagcacctctgtgatcagtgtgggtcatccttcaccactgcatgggagcttaaatcacacaaacgagtccacacaggagagaaaccatttaagtgcagacactgtgacaaaagcttctcacAATCAGGCAATCGTAACCTTcatgaacgtacacacatgcaaggaaactacagctgtgaccagtgtgacaagagcttcaggaatctcagttcatacaccgaacacaaacgatcccacgttactaataaactgtttcactgttaccaatgtgcccaaacattcacctcattgtctgctctgtgcaaacatcagcgtgatCACTCAGGGatgaaatcactcccatcacaggatcacagtgaatctgaagagaAGGAAAGATCCTCTTGA